A region of the Candidatus Binatia bacterium genome:
CCTCCAATCATGGGTGTCTTCGTCTTTTTCCACGCGCCGCAGGCCAACGTGCTGTTCGACAAGTTCCACATCATGCGCCACCTCGGCGATGCGCTCGACACGGTACGCAAGCACGAGTACGCGCGCCTCAGTGGCAACGATCGGCGCTTCATCAAGGGGCAGAAGTACACCTTGCTGTCGCACCGGGAGAACCTCACGCTCGATGGCCGGCGCGCTCTCAAGCAGCTGCTGGCCGCCAACAAGCGACTCAACACCGCCTACCTGCTCAAGGAGTCCTTTGGTCAGTTGTGGGACTACCGTCGCGAAGGTTGGGCGCGCCGCTTCTTCGAGAACTGGAGGGCGGCGCTGAAGTGGCAGCGTCTCGAACCGTACGAGAGATTCGCCCAGCTGATCGAACGGCACTGGGACGGAATCGCGGCGTACTGTCGGCCCGAGAACAAGGTCTCCCTGGGCTTCGTCGAAGGCCTGAACAACAAGATTCGAGTGATCCAGCGCCGGGCGTACGGGTTGCGCGACGAGGAGTACCTGCGCCTCAAGGTACTGACTTGCATGTTGCCCAAGCTCTGAGTCCCGACGTACGCGCCAGCGGGCGTGGTGCATACCAACACCCCGCCCCACCGCGTCGCCTGGCTCGTTACCGGCCCGCGCCGCCCCCGCCCCGTCTTCAACGCGCGAAACCGTCAGAATTCACCCACTCGATCTGCAGAAGAGGCTTTATTCGATGTTTCTGTGGAGTCATCATCGGGCGGCGCAAGGATGGTAAACCTCGGACTCATGGCAGACAGGCAGAATGGCATCCTGTTTTGCCTCGGGGTCGCCATCCTAGGAGGGCTCGTAGAGCTACTTTCGAGGTGGCGAAA
Encoded here:
- a CDS encoding transposase; the protein is MRPADGLPPIMGVFVFFHAPQANVLFDKFHIMRHLGDALDTVRKHEYARLSGNDRRFIKGQKYTLLSHRENLTLDGRRALKQLLAANKRLNTAYLLKESFGQLWDYRREGWARRFFENWRAALKWQRLEPYERFAQLIERHWDGIAAYCRPENKVSLGFVEGLNNKIRVIQRRAYGLRDEEYLRLKVLTCMLPKL